The following are encoded together in the Bradyrhizobium sp. CCGUVB1N3 genome:
- a CDS encoding 6,7-dimethyl-8-ribityllumazine synthase, translated as MNQMLQDPQVVTSQQAPPPPVPPEPPVHEYPRFAKPQRVAFVEACWHHDVVQEARFAFLREAEARHLTHVDVFQVPGSFEIPLHAQILAKTRRYTAIVAAGLVVDGGIYRHEFVADTVIKALMDVQLRTEVPVFSAVLTPQQFHETEVHYDFFRKHFAIKGVEVAEACANTLHGLERLRGQVAAGIV; from the coding sequence ATGAATCAGATGTTGCAAGACCCGCAAGTCGTAACTTCCCAGCAAGCCCCGCCTCCGCCGGTTCCACCCGAGCCGCCTGTGCATGAGTATCCCCGCTTCGCAAAGCCGCAGCGGGTCGCCTTCGTCGAGGCCTGCTGGCATCACGACGTCGTGCAGGAGGCGCGCTTCGCCTTCCTGAGGGAGGCCGAAGCACGGCACCTCACCCATGTCGACGTATTCCAGGTGCCGGGCTCGTTCGAGATCCCGCTGCACGCGCAGATACTCGCCAAGACGCGGCGCTACACCGCGATCGTCGCGGCCGGCCTCGTCGTCGACGGCGGTATCTACCGCCACGAATTTGTCGCCGACACCGTGATCAAGGCGCTGATGGACGTGCAGTTGCGCACCGAGGTGCCGGTGTTCTCCGCCGTGCTGACGCCGCAGCAATTCCACGAGACCGAGGTGCATTACGACTTCTTCCGCAAGCACTTTGCGATCAAGGGCGTGGAGGTTGCCGAGGCCTGCGCCAACACGTTGCACGGCCTGGAGCGGCTGCGCGGCCAGGTCGCGGCGGGGATCGTGTAA
- a CDS encoding YbjN domain-containing protein, whose amino-acid sequence MSLLESNIDSRSHPLSVVEDIAASNNWPFERSGDDEITIVSKGQWTDYQLSFTWMGEIEALHLACAFDMKIPIARRSEVQRLVAAINEQLWVGHFDLWTHTGMIMHRQALMLPGGLTASTAQCEAMLAGAIHACERYFPAFQFVVWAGKSTTEAMDAAMFDTAGEA is encoded by the coding sequence ATGTCCCTGCTCGAAAGCAATATCGATTCCCGCAGCCACCCGCTCTCGGTGGTGGAGGACATCGCCGCCAGCAACAACTGGCCGTTCGAACGTTCCGGCGACGACGAGATCACGATCGTCTCGAAGGGACAGTGGACCGACTATCAGCTCTCCTTCACCTGGATGGGCGAGATCGAGGCGCTTCATCTGGCCTGCGCGTTCGACATGAAGATTCCGATTGCGCGCCGCTCCGAGGTGCAGCGGCTGGTCGCCGCCATCAACGAGCAATTGTGGGTCGGGCACTTCGATCTGTGGACCCACACCGGCATGATCATGCACCGCCAAGCCTTGATGCTGCCGGGCGGACTGACTGCCTCGACCGCGCAATGCGAGGCCATGCTCGCCGGTGCCATCCACGCCTGCGAGCGCTACTTCCCCGCGTTCCAGTTCGTGGTGTGGGCGGGCAAATCGACCACCGAGGCGATGGACGCCGCGATGTTCGACACGGCAGGCGAGGCGTAA
- the proC gene encoding pyrroline-5-carboxylate reductase produces the protein MANNSALKDITGTILLAGAGKMGGAMLTGWLAQGLDPRRVAVIEPYLAPEISALAAKGVALNPDVTSAGTVETLVVAVKPQSFREAGAKLRPYVSLGTSVVSIMAGTTIASLQEVCGGAVVRAMPNTPAAIGRGITVAVAANNVSNSQRAVADALLRATGSVEWVEDEGLMDAVTAVSGSGPAYVFLLAEELARAGVEAGLPEALATKLARETVAGAGELLHRSELASSTLRQNVTSPGGTTAAALEVLMGEPGLRDLMIRAIAAATKRSKELAK, from the coding sequence ATGGCAAACAACAGCGCCTTGAAAGACATCACCGGCACCATTCTCCTCGCCGGTGCGGGCAAGATGGGCGGCGCGATGCTGACCGGATGGCTGGCGCAGGGCCTCGATCCGCGCCGCGTCGCGGTGATCGAGCCGTATCTCGCGCCGGAGATCAGCGCGCTCGCCGCCAAGGGCGTCGCGCTCAATCCAGATGTGACGAGCGCCGGCACCGTCGAGACGCTGGTCGTCGCGGTGAAGCCGCAATCCTTCCGCGAGGCCGGCGCGAAGCTGAGGCCATATGTTTCTTTGGGCACCTCGGTGGTCTCGATCATGGCGGGAACCACGATCGCTTCGTTGCAAGAGGTCTGCGGCGGCGCCGTGGTTCGCGCGATGCCGAATACGCCGGCCGCGATCGGCCGCGGCATCACGGTCGCGGTGGCCGCGAACAATGTCAGCAACAGTCAGCGCGCGGTGGCCGACGCGCTGCTCCGTGCCACCGGCTCGGTCGAATGGGTCGAGGATGAGGGCCTGATGGATGCGGTCACCGCCGTGTCCGGCTCGGGCCCTGCCTACGTCTTCCTGCTCGCCGAAGAACTCGCGCGCGCCGGCGTCGAGGCGGGCCTTCCCGAGGCGCTCGCTACCAAACTCGCGCGCGAGACGGTCGCAGGCGCGGGCGAATTGTTGCATCGCTCGGAGCTTGCATCGAGCACGCTACGCCAGAACGTCACCTCGCCCGGCGGTACCACCGCCGCGGCGCTCGAGGTGCTGATGGGCGAGCCCGGCCTGCGCGACCTGATGATCCGCGCGATAGCCGCGGCGACGAAGCGATCGAAGGAATTGGCAAAATAA
- a CDS encoding thioesterase family protein, which produces MDARDFITIGMSAERTLVVPAERTVGHFVSGMPMVYATPMMILEMEMTAGDAIRSALQPGWVTVGTEVDIRHLAASFVGATVRTTAKVIAVERRVIRFEVEAFEGARRLGEGRHARALVNYEQFTKRFGVPERK; this is translated from the coding sequence ATGGACGCACGCGATTTCATCACAATCGGCATGAGCGCGGAGCGCACGCTGGTGGTGCCTGCGGAGCGCACGGTCGGGCATTTCGTGTCAGGTATGCCGATGGTCTATGCGACCCCGATGATGATCCTGGAGATGGAGATGACCGCGGGCGATGCCATCCGCTCTGCGCTTCAGCCGGGCTGGGTCACGGTCGGCACTGAGGTCGACATCCGCCATCTCGCGGCAAGCTTCGTCGGTGCGACAGTGCGGACCACTGCGAAGGTGATCGCGGTGGAGCGCCGCGTCATCCGCTTCGAGGTCGAGGCGTTCGAGGGTGCGCGCAGGCTCGGCGAAGGCCGCCACGCCCGCGCGCTCGTGAACTACGAGCAGTTCACCAAGCGCTTTGGTGTACCGGAGCGAAAGTAG
- a CDS encoding tautomerase family protein, with amino-acid sequence MPEITVSMAVGRTDEQKAGMMRDITQALVKNLGVDADAVVIQINEAPLAHKMKGGKTFVERAAAAKK; translated from the coding sequence ATGCCTGAGATCACCGTCAGCATGGCCGTGGGCCGCACCGACGAACAGAAGGCCGGTATGATGCGCGACATCACGCAGGCGCTGGTGAAGAATCTCGGCGTCGATGCCGATGCCGTTGTCATCCAGATCAACGAGGCGCCGCTCGCGCACAAGATGAAGGGCGGCAAGACTTTTGTGGAACGCGCGGCTGCGGCGAAGAAGTGA
- the hisS gene encoding histidine--tRNA ligase, giving the protein MAEKPKKPQKLKARLPRGLEDRDPAAIKATRQMVEKIRAVYELYGFEPVETPAMEYTDALGKFLPDQDRPNEGVFSFQDDDEQWISLRYDLTAPLARYVAENFDTLPKPHRSYRAGYVFRNEKPGPGRFRQFMQFDADTVGSATPAADAEICMMAADTMEALGIARGSYVVKVNNRKVLDGVLESIGLGGEEHAAQRLTVLRAIDKYDRLGTEGVELLLGTGRKDESGDFTKGAGLDKQQIQKVLVFTLLQSGRVTELEHVGGGDFVESNKGVLDGMMTHFGANATSLAGIEELKLISDLVEAAGYDRNRIRIDPSVVRGLEYYTGPVYEVELLLDTKDEKGRPVRFGSVGGGGRYDGLVSRFRGEPVPATGFSIGVSRLQAALTLLGKLDTRTEFGPVVVTVFDRDRVADYQKMVSALRTAGIRAELYLGNPKNMGNQLKYADRRNSPCVIIQGSDEKARGEVQIKDLIEGAKAAAAIASNQEWRETRPAQFSCSEADLVAKVREVLARHDVSWG; this is encoded by the coding sequence ATGGCCGAAAAACCCAAAAAACCCCAGAAACTGAAGGCGCGCCTGCCGCGCGGGCTGGAGGATCGCGATCCCGCCGCGATCAAGGCCACGCGCCAGATGGTCGAGAAGATCCGCGCGGTCTACGAGCTCTACGGCTTCGAGCCGGTGGAGACGCCGGCCATGGAATATACCGACGCGCTCGGCAAGTTCCTGCCCGACCAGGACCGCCCCAACGAGGGCGTGTTCTCGTTCCAGGACGACGACGAGCAGTGGATCTCCTTGCGCTACGACCTGACCGCGCCGCTCGCGCGTTACGTCGCGGAGAATTTCGACACGCTGCCAAAACCCCATCGCAGCTACCGCGCCGGCTACGTCTTCCGCAACGAGAAGCCCGGCCCCGGCCGCTTCCGCCAGTTCATGCAGTTCGACGCCGACACGGTCGGCTCGGCGACGCCGGCGGCGGACGCGGAAATTTGCATGATGGCGGCGGACACGATGGAGGCGCTCGGCATCGCGCGCGGCTCCTACGTGGTGAAGGTGAATAATCGGAAAGTTCTGGATGGAGTCCTCGAATCTATCGGTCTCGGTGGAGAAGAGCATGCAGCGCAGAGGCTTACCGTTCTTCGGGCGATCGACAAATATGATCGGCTCGGGACTGAAGGTGTGGAGCTGTTGCTCGGCACCGGAAGAAAGGATGAGAGTGGCGATTTCACCAAGGGCGCAGGTCTAGATAAACAGCAAATACAGAAAGTCTTGGTGTTCACGCTCTTGCAAAGTGGTCGCGTGACTGAACTTGAGCACGTGGGTGGTGGAGATTTCGTTGAAAGCAACAAGGGCGTCCTAGATGGCATGATGACTCATTTTGGTGCCAACGCAACGTCTCTTGCGGGTATTGAAGAGCTCAAGCTCATCTCAGATCTAGTCGAAGCCGCGGGATACGATCGGAACAGGATCCGTATCGATCCCTCCGTCGTGCGCGGCCTCGAATACTACACCGGCCCAGTCTACGAGGTCGAACTCCTGCTCGACACCAAGGACGAGAAGGGCCGCCCGGTTCGCTTCGGCTCGGTCGGCGGCGGTGGCCGTTATGACGGCCTGGTCTCGCGTTTTCGCGGCGAGCCGGTGCCGGCGACGGGTTTCTCGATCGGCGTGTCGCGCTTGCAGGCCGCGCTGACGCTGCTCGGCAAGCTCGACACGCGGACCGAATTCGGGCCCGTCGTCGTCACCGTGTTTGATCGCGACCGTGTCGCCGATTACCAGAAGATGGTCAGCGCCTTGCGCACCGCGGGCATCCGCGCCGAGCTCTATCTCGGCAATCCCAAGAACATGGGCAACCAGCTCAAATATGCCGACCGCCGCAATTCGCCTTGCGTGATCATCCAGGGTTCGGACGAAAAAGCGCGCGGCGAGGTGCAGATCAAGGATCTGATCGAAGGCGCCAAGGCCGCAGCCGCGATCGCCTCCAACCAGGAATGGCGCGAGACGCGCCCGGCGCAGTTCTCCTGCAGCGAGGCCGACCTCGTCGCGAAGGTGCGCGAGGTGCTCGCGCGCCATGACGTGAGCTGGGGTTAG
- a CDS encoding YegJ family protein, whose product MAPTLPQPLKWAVLAAITGISVFGILTIGPTPQVGAQDRSPVIDVRSGNPEMNAAIARARNTLPTFWASYDAPKPTETGHSLKVRFPTSGTNAEHIWMADVKKLGSGSYSGRFANRPRDLPGRREGDLVEFRDADISDWMFMRNDKIVGGETIKPLLKSMPKADADALRARMEQP is encoded by the coding sequence ATGGCTCCCACGCTCCCTCAACCCCTGAAATGGGCAGTGCTCGCTGCCATCACCGGCATCTCGGTCTTCGGCATTCTGACGATCGGCCCCACGCCGCAAGTCGGCGCCCAGGATCGCTCGCCGGTCATCGACGTCCGCTCCGGCAATCCCGAGATGAACGCCGCGATCGCCCGTGCGCGCAACACGCTGCCGACGTTCTGGGCGTCCTACGATGCGCCGAAACCGACGGAGACCGGGCATTCCCTAAAGGTGCGCTTCCCGACATCGGGCACCAATGCCGAGCACATCTGGATGGCTGACGTGAAGAAACTCGGCAGCGGCTCCTATTCCGGGCGGTTCGCCAACCGCCCGCGCGACCTGCCGGGCAGGCGGGAGGGCGACCTCGTCGAGTTCAGGGATGCCGACATCTCGGACTGGATGTTCATGCGCAACGACAAGATCGTCGGCGGCGAAACCATCAAGCCGCTCCTGAAATCGATGCCGAAGGCCGACGCCGACGCGCTGCGGGCGCGGATGGAGCAGCCGTAG
- a CDS encoding branched-chain amino acid aminotransferase produces the protein MGASFDEIDGVIWYDGRLVPWKDANVHLLTHGLHYASCVFEGERAYGGKVFRSTAHSERLKASANILDFEIPFSVAEIDAAKQRVIDTNNLPDAYLRPIAWRGSEMMGVSAPNNTIHLAIAAWQWPSYFDPASKLKGIRIDLAEYRRPDPRTIPALAKASGLYMICTISRHKAERKGYADAMMLDWEGRVAECTGANIFFVQDGKLHTPIADCFLAGITRATVIDLAGRRGIEVIERRIMPEELGGFSECFITGTAAEVTPVSEIAEWRFTPGAISEALMKDYAAEVQPKGKREAA, from the coding sequence ATGGGAGCTTCATTCGATGAGATCGACGGCGTCATCTGGTATGACGGCAGGCTGGTGCCGTGGAAGGACGCCAACGTCCATTTGCTGACCCACGGTCTGCATTATGCGAGCTGCGTGTTCGAGGGCGAGCGCGCCTATGGCGGCAAGGTGTTCAGGAGCACGGCGCATTCCGAGCGGCTGAAGGCCTCGGCGAATATCCTCGATTTCGAGATCCCGTTCTCGGTTGCCGAGATCGACGCTGCCAAACAGCGCGTGATCGACACGAACAATCTGCCGGATGCTTATCTGCGTCCGATCGCCTGGCGCGGCTCGGAAATGATGGGCGTCTCCGCACCGAACAACACGATTCACCTCGCAATCGCCGCCTGGCAATGGCCGAGCTATTTCGATCCCGCCTCGAAGCTGAAGGGGATTCGCATCGATCTCGCCGAGTACCGAAGACCCGATCCGCGCACGATCCCGGCGCTCGCCAAGGCCAGTGGCCTCTACATGATCTGCACCATCTCAAGGCATAAGGCCGAGCGCAAAGGCTATGCGGATGCGATGATGCTGGACTGGGAAGGGCGCGTCGCCGAATGCACCGGCGCCAATATCTTCTTCGTCCAGGACGGCAAGCTCCACACCCCGATCGCCGATTGCTTCCTCGCCGGCATCACCCGCGCCACCGTGATCGATCTCGCTGGGCGACGCGGCATCGAGGTGATCGAGCGGCGGATCATGCCGGAGGAGCTCGGCGGTTTCTCCGAGTGCTTCATCACCGGCACCGCCGCCGAGGTGACCCCGGTCTCCGAGATCGCGGAGTGGAGGTTCACGCCGGGCGCGATCTCGGAAGCGCTCATGAAGGACTATGCGGCGGAAGTGCAGCCGAAGGGTAAGCGGGAAGCGGCGTAA
- a CDS encoding branched-chain amino acid aminotransferase: protein MSLKFEIQPATNPTAEQERTAKLENPGFGRVFTDHMAVARYSQAKGGWHDAHVEARANFQLDPAGAVLHYAQEIFEGLKAYRRDDGGVNLFRPDANARRFKNSAERMAMAPLPEDVFIEAVEQLVRIDRAWIPGGEGSLYLRPFMIANEIFLGVKPSAEYIFAVIASPVGSYFKGGPAPVSIWVSENYTRAAVGGTGAVKCGGNYAASLRAQAEAIEHGCDQVVFLDAVERRYIEELGGMNIFFVFDDGSLITPPLGTILPGITRDSIIALAKDAGTVVREEPYSIDQWRKDAASGKLKEAFACGTAAVISPIGKVCSASGDFLISGGAAGPVAMGLRKQLVDIQYGRTNDPHDWIRKIF from the coding sequence ATGAGTCTGAAATTCGAAATCCAGCCTGCCACCAATCCGACCGCCGAGCAGGAGCGCACGGCAAAGCTTGAAAACCCTGGCTTCGGCCGGGTCTTCACCGATCACATGGCCGTGGCTCGCTACAGCCAGGCCAAGGGCGGTTGGCATGACGCGCACGTCGAAGCCCGCGCCAATTTCCAGCTCGATCCGGCCGGCGCCGTGCTGCACTACGCGCAGGAGATCTTCGAGGGGCTGAAGGCCTACCGGCGCGACGACGGCGGCGTGAATTTGTTCCGCCCCGACGCCAATGCGCGGCGCTTCAAGAACTCGGCCGAGCGCATGGCGATGGCGCCGCTGCCCGAGGACGTGTTCATCGAGGCGGTCGAGCAGCTGGTGCGGATCGACCGCGCCTGGATCCCGGGCGGCGAGGGCAGTCTCTACTTGCGGCCCTTCATGATCGCCAACGAGATCTTCCTCGGCGTGAAGCCGTCGGCGGAATACATCTTTGCCGTCATCGCGTCGCCAGTCGGCTCTTATTTCAAGGGCGGCCCTGCGCCCGTCTCGATCTGGGTGTCGGAGAATTACACGCGCGCCGCGGTCGGCGGCACCGGCGCCGTCAAATGCGGCGGCAACTACGCCGCGAGCCTGCGCGCGCAGGCCGAGGCCATCGAGCACGGCTGCGACCAGGTCGTGTTCCTCGATGCGGTCGAGCGCCGCTATATCGAGGAGCTCGGCGGCATGAATATCTTCTTCGTGTTCGACGACGGCTCGCTGATCACCCCGCCGCTCGGCACCATTTTGCCGGGCATCACCCGCGACTCCATCATCGCGCTCGCCAAGGATGCCGGCACGGTGGTGCGCGAGGAGCCCTACTCGATCGACCAGTGGCGCAAGGATGCGGCCAGCGGCAAGCTGAAGGAGGCTTTCGCCTGCGGCACGGCGGCCGTCATCTCGCCGATCGGCAAGGTGTGCTCGGCGAGCGGCGACTTCCTCATCAGCGGCGGCGCCGCAGGCCCGGTCGCCATGGGGCTGCGCAAGCAGCTTGTCGACATCCAGTACGGCCGGACCAACGACCCGCACGACTGGATCAGAAAGATCTTTTGA
- a CDS encoding MarR family winged helix-turn-helix transcriptional regulator, whose amino-acid sequence MPDINFANPSPDAAEIKPAASDVGNLRWDIIELLFFAYRDFVGDPDQELEAFGFGRAHHRVMHFVYRYPGLKVADLLDVLRITKQSLGRVLKQLLDEGYIVQKTGDNDRRQRLLYATPKGEALVQKLAGLQTTRINRALAEIGSQDAETVKRFLRAMIDREDPDKVLETIFATVNQATKE is encoded by the coding sequence ATGCCTGACATAAATTTCGCAAACCCCTCCCCTGACGCTGCCGAGATCAAGCCGGCGGCCAGCGATGTGGGCAATTTGCGCTGGGATATCATCGAGCTCCTGTTCTTCGCCTATCGCGATTTCGTCGGCGATCCCGACCAGGAGCTGGAGGCGTTCGGCTTCGGCCGGGCCCATCACCGCGTCATGCATTTCGTCTACCGCTATCCCGGCCTCAAGGTCGCCGACCTCCTGGACGTCCTGCGCATCACCAAGCAGTCGCTCGGGCGCGTGCTCAAGCAGTTGCTCGATGAGGGCTATATCGTGCAGAAGACCGGCGATAACGATCGACGCCAGCGCCTGCTCTATGCGACACCGAAGGGCGAGGCGCTGGTGCAGAAGCTCGCCGGGCTCCAGACCACGCGAATCAACCGGGCGCTCGCCGAGATCGGCTCGCAGGACGCCGAGACCGTGAAACGCTTCCTGCGCGCCATGATCGACCGCGAGGATCCCGACAAGGTGCTGGAGACGATCTTCGCCACCGTCAACCAAGCCACAAAGGAGTGA
- a CDS encoding response regulator encodes MTVPLAATLARPPVEPADDAPHILLVDDDRRIRDLLSRFLAAEGYRVSTAASASDARAKLMGLHFDLLILDVMMPGETGFDLARFIRTSSSVPIVMLTARHEAEARIEGLQIGADDYVAKPFEPRELALRINNILKRTAPPQVTTIEKIAFGPYVFHLDRGELRQGEEVIHLTDREREMLRILADSQGETVPRAALTGNGSVNERAVDVQINRLRRKIERDPANPLFLQAVRGIGYRLVASP; translated from the coding sequence GTGACCGTGCCACTCGCTGCCACGCTCGCCCGTCCGCCGGTAGAGCCCGCCGACGATGCCCCGCATATCCTCCTCGTCGACGACGACCGCCGCATCCGCGACCTCCTGTCGCGCTTTCTCGCCGCCGAAGGCTATCGCGTCTCGACCGCCGCGAGCGCCAGCGATGCCCGTGCCAAGCTCATGGGCCTGCATTTCGATTTGTTGATCCTCGACGTCATGATGCCCGGCGAGACCGGCTTCGACCTCGCCCGCTTCATCCGGACATCCTCCTCCGTGCCGATCGTGATGCTGACGGCCCGGCACGAGGCGGAGGCCCGTATCGAGGGCCTGCAGATCGGCGCCGACGATTATGTGGCGAAGCCGTTCGAGCCGCGGGAGCTTGCGCTACGCATCAACAACATCCTCAAGCGCACAGCCCCGCCGCAGGTCACCACGATCGAGAAGATCGCATTCGGTCCTTACGTCTTCCATCTCGATCGCGGCGAATTGCGCCAGGGCGAGGAGGTCATCCACCTGACCGACCGCGAGCGCGAGATGCTGCGCATTCTCGCAGACAGCCAGGGCGAGACGGTGCCGCGCGCCGCGCTGACCGGCAACGGCAGCGTCAACGAGCGCGCCGTCGACGTGCAGATCAACCGCCTGCGCCGCAAGATCGAGCGCGATCCCGCCAATCCCTTGTTCCTCCAGGCGGTGCGCGGCATCGGCTACCGGCTGGTAGCCTCGCCATAG
- a CDS encoding ATP-binding protein — MSTIDTGLTLLRSAADRVSAANGWMGNAFKSWMPTGLYARALLIMIVPMVVLQSVVAFVFMERHWNTVTRRLSAAVVQDIAALIDVYKGYPQDKDRDQIRRIAQQRLGLVVDFLPAGDMPQPGPKPFFSLLDQTLSVQLGRQIGRPFWIDTVGRSNVVEIRIQLDDAIMRVFAQRSAAYASNSEIFLFWMVGTSSILLIVAVLFLRNQIKPILKLADAAESFGKGRDAPNFRPRGAREVRRAAMAFLEMKSRVERSIEQRTAMLAGVSHDLRTILTRFKLELALIGDNPEIEGMRKDVDEMSMMLEDYLAFARGDSGEQSQPTDMVQALEELRSDAERHGHTATVAFNGLPVVTVKPASFKRCLANLVTNAARYGKAIAITGQRDHRYLTVTIDDNGPGIPMHLREEVFKPFLRLDNARNQDEGGTGLGLAIARDIARSHGGDITLGDSPMGGLRASVRIPV, encoded by the coding sequence ATGAGTACGATCGATACCGGCCTGACGCTGCTCAGAAGCGCCGCCGACCGTGTGTCCGCCGCCAATGGCTGGATGGGCAATGCGTTCAAGAGCTGGATGCCGACGGGCCTCTATGCCCGCGCGCTCCTGATCATGATCGTGCCGATGGTGGTGCTGCAATCGGTCGTCGCCTTCGTGTTCATGGAGCGGCACTGGAACACGGTGACGCGGCGGCTGTCGGCCGCTGTCGTGCAGGACATCGCCGCGCTGATCGACGTCTACAAGGGCTATCCGCAGGACAAGGACCGCGACCAGATCAGGCGCATCGCGCAGCAGCGCCTTGGCCTGGTGGTGGACTTCCTGCCGGCCGGCGACATGCCGCAGCCAGGGCCAAAGCCGTTCTTCTCGCTGCTCGACCAGACGCTCTCGGTGCAGCTCGGCCGCCAGATCGGCCGCCCGTTCTGGATCGATACCGTCGGCCGCTCCAACGTGGTCGAGATCCGCATCCAGCTCGACGACGCCATCATGCGCGTGTTCGCGCAGCGGAGCGCGGCCTACGCCTCGAATTCGGAGATCTTCCTGTTCTGGATGGTCGGCACTTCTTCGATCCTTTTGATCGTCGCAGTGCTTTTCCTGCGCAACCAGATCAAGCCGATCCTGAAGCTCGCGGACGCCGCGGAAAGCTTTGGCAAGGGCCGCGACGCGCCCAACTTCCGGCCGCGCGGCGCACGGGAAGTGCGGCGTGCCGCGATGGCGTTCCTCGAGATGAAATCGCGCGTCGAACGCTCGATCGAGCAGCGAACCGCGATGCTTGCCGGCGTCAGCCACGATCTGCGCACCATCCTGACCCGCTTCAAGCTCGAGCTCGCGCTGATCGGCGATAACCCCGAGATCGAGGGCATGCGCAAGGATGTCGACGAGATGTCGATGATGCTCGAGGACTACCTCGCTTTCGCACGCGGCGATTCCGGCGAGCAGTCGCAGCCGACCGACATGGTGCAGGCACTCGAGGAATTGCGCAGCGATGCCGAGCGTCACGGCCACACCGCGACTGTCGCGTTCAACGGCCTGCCCGTGGTGACGGTGAAGCCGGCCTCGTTCAAACGCTGTCTCGCCAACCTCGTCACCAACGCGGCACGCTACGGCAAGGCGATCGCCATCACCGGCCAGCGCGATCACCGCTATCTCACCGTCACCATCGACGACAACGGGCCCGGCATCCCCATGCATTTGCGCGAAGAAGTGTTCAAGCCATTCTTGCGGCTGGACAACGCCCGCAACCAGGACGAAGGCGGCACGGGCCTCGGCCTTGCGATCGCCCGCGACATCGCCCGCTCGCATGGCGGCGACATCACGCTCGGCGACAGCCCGATGGGCGGCTTGCGGGCGAGCGTGAGGATACCGGTGTGA
- a CDS encoding haloacid dehalogenase type II, protein MAVSDRTANVKAIAFDIQGTCVDFYAPILRAGAAINNEKGLGIDWAALSAEWRELYRAAMDAVIAGRRTWLRVDRIYREALETLVERHGLSDRLDDAERDELNNVWTRLDPWPDAIEGLTRLRRRYLTSTLSNAGMASVVALVKNANLPFDAVLTAELAKSYKPAPAVYQLAVDYLGYRPDQILMVACHKYDLKAARAFGMRTAFVPRPLEFGPDATPDVSPESWFDIYAASFIDLADKLQAV, encoded by the coding sequence ATGGCCGTCTCTGACCGAACGGCGAACGTCAAAGCCATTGCGTTCGACATTCAGGGCACTTGTGTCGATTTCTACGCCCCCATTCTGCGGGCTGGTGCGGCCATCAACAACGAGAAGGGTCTCGGGATCGACTGGGCTGCCTTGTCGGCAGAATGGCGGGAGCTCTACCGCGCCGCGATGGATGCGGTGATCGCCGGTCGCAGGACCTGGCTGCGGGTCGATCGTATTTACCGGGAGGCGCTTGAAACGCTCGTCGAACGGCACGGCTTGTCCGATCGCCTCGATGATGCCGAGCGCGACGAGCTGAACAATGTCTGGACCCGACTTGATCCGTGGCCGGATGCGATCGAGGGGCTGACGCGGCTTCGCCGGCGCTATCTGACATCGACTTTGTCGAACGCGGGAATGGCCAGCGTCGTCGCCTTGGTGAAAAATGCCAACCTGCCGTTCGATGCCGTGCTGACGGCGGAACTGGCGAAGAGCTACAAACCTGCGCCGGCGGTCTACCAACTCGCCGTCGACTATCTCGGCTATCGGCCAGATCAGATTCTGATGGTCGCCTGCCACAAGTATGATTTGAAGGCAGCTCGCGCGTTCGGCATGAGGACAGCTTTCGTGCCTCGCCCTCTGGAGTTCGGGCCGGACGCCACGCCCGATGTCTCGCCCGAGAGCTGGTTCGACATCTATGCGGCGAGCTTCATTGACCTCGCGGACAAGCTGCAAGCCGTTTAG